From Pseudopipra pipra isolate bDixPip1 chromosome 13, bDixPip1.hap1, whole genome shotgun sequence, a single genomic window includes:
- the APOOL gene encoding MICOS complex subunit MIC27 isoform X2, with amino-acid sequence MAAKVAKLAAVSSGLPFICITVYAATEKGSKSQLVKPDQLPIYSAPPVTSRYVEEQPGQLQRHLSTVRQTTGRYLGWCQTAYVFVKNGITGSIQFGKDAYVYLRNPPPEFLPKIGVITVSGLAGVALARKGSRFKKIAYPLGLTSVGFSVCYPAQSVVIAKVTGKKLLCWSRQTYEAVRSLWAEKEPVTKLQPESKPITQEDKKKGISSNKPGSAVESRSWNRTESSPVESWSNKDPVPSSGTVKTSKFKPDPKLMDHGQASPEDVDMYSTRS; translated from the exons ATGGCGGCCAAG GTGGCAAAGCTGGCAGCTGTTTCTTCTGGGCTGCCTTTTATATGTATTACTGTCTATGCAGCAACAGAAAAGGGATCAAAAAGTCAGCTGGTGAAGCCAGATCAG CTCCCAATTTACAGTGCACCCCCTGTGACATCGAGGTACGTCGAGGAGCAGCCGGGGCAGCTGCAGAGACACCTCTCGACAGTGCGACAGACAACCGGCCGCTACCTGGGCTGGTGCCAG aCTGCTTATGTCTTTGTTAAAAATGGAATAACGGGTTCAATTCAATTTGGAAAAG ATGCTTATGTTTACCTGAGGAACCCCCCACCCGAATTTCTTCCCAAGATCGGTGTCATTACGGTCTCAGGCTTGGCTGGAGTGGCCCTGGCAAGAAAAG GTTCTAGATTTAAGAAAATTGCTTATCCATTGGGACTTACCAGTGTAGGGTTTTCTGTGTGTTACCCAGCTCAGTCAGTGGTCATTGCTAAG gTAACAGGGAAGAAGTTGCTTTGTTGGAGTCGTCAGACCTATGAGGCTGTGAGATCACTGTGGGCAGAAAAGGAACCTGTCACCAAG ctgcagccagagTCAAAACCAATTACACAAGAagataagaagaaaggaatttctAGTAACAAACCTGGGTCTGCTGTTGAGTcaagatcatggaacagaacAGAATCTTCTCCAGTAGAGTCTTGGAGCAATAAAGATCCAGTGCCTTCATCAG GAACAGTGAAGACATCAAAATTTAAGCCTGATCCCAAACTTATGGACCATGGACAGGCCAGCCCAGAAGATGTGGATATGTACAGTACTAGAAGCTAA
- the APOOL gene encoding MICOS complex subunit MIC27 isoform X1: MQRLKAKVIQVAKLAAVSSGLPFICITVYAATEKGSKSQLVKPDQLPIYSAPPVTSRYVEEQPGQLQRHLSTVRQTTGRYLGWCQTAYVFVKNGITGSIQFGKDAYVYLRNPPPEFLPKIGVITVSGLAGVALARKGSRFKKIAYPLGLTSVGFSVCYPAQSVVIAKVTGKKLLCWSRQTYEAVRSLWAEKEPVTKLQPESKPITQEDKKKGISSNKPGSAVESRSWNRTESSPVESWSNKDPVPSSGTVKTSKFKPDPKLMDHGQASPEDVDMYSTRS, translated from the exons ATGCAAAGACTTAAAGCCAAAGTTATCCAG GTGGCAAAGCTGGCAGCTGTTTCTTCTGGGCTGCCTTTTATATGTATTACTGTCTATGCAGCAACAGAAAAGGGATCAAAAAGTCAGCTGGTGAAGCCAGATCAG CTCCCAATTTACAGTGCACCCCCTGTGACATCGAGGTACGTCGAGGAGCAGCCGGGGCAGCTGCAGAGACACCTCTCGACAGTGCGACAGACAACCGGCCGCTACCTGGGCTGGTGCCAG aCTGCTTATGTCTTTGTTAAAAATGGAATAACGGGTTCAATTCAATTTGGAAAAG ATGCTTATGTTTACCTGAGGAACCCCCCACCCGAATTTCTTCCCAAGATCGGTGTCATTACGGTCTCAGGCTTGGCTGGAGTGGCCCTGGCAAGAAAAG GTTCTAGATTTAAGAAAATTGCTTATCCATTGGGACTTACCAGTGTAGGGTTTTCTGTGTGTTACCCAGCTCAGTCAGTGGTCATTGCTAAG gTAACAGGGAAGAAGTTGCTTTGTTGGAGTCGTCAGACCTATGAGGCTGTGAGATCACTGTGGGCAGAAAAGGAACCTGTCACCAAG ctgcagccagagTCAAAACCAATTACACAAGAagataagaagaaaggaatttctAGTAACAAACCTGGGTCTGCTGTTGAGTcaagatcatggaacagaacAGAATCTTCTCCAGTAGAGTCTTGGAGCAATAAAGATCCAGTGCCTTCATCAG GAACAGTGAAGACATCAAAATTTAAGCCTGATCCCAAACTTATGGACCATGGACAGGCCAGCCCAGAAGATGTGGATATGTACAGTACTAGAAGCTAA